The segment CCGCGAGCGAACGCATCCGCGGCATGGAGGACGAGCTCGGCGTGCCGCTCCTGCACCGGACCAAGTCGGGCACGCAGGTCACCGACGCCGGACGCGCGCTCGAGCATCATGCGCGCACCGTGCTGCAGCAGATCGACCACATGCGCGGCGAGTTGCAGCAATACGGCCAGGGGCTGCGCGGCCACATCCGGCTGCTGTGCAACACCGCGTCGCTCAGCGAGTATCTGCCGGACGCGCTGGCCGAGTATCTGCCGCATCATCCGAAGCTGTCGATCAGCGTCGAGGAGCGGTCGAGCCAGGAGATCGTGCACGCGATCCGCAACAAGACGGCGGACGTCGGCATCGTCGCCGATTCGGTCGGCCTCGGCGGGCTCGAGCAGAAGCCGTTTCGCGAGGACTGGCTGATCGCCGTTGTGCCGGCCGGCCACCCGCTCGCCGCGCGCGACCAGGTCGCGTTCGACGAGATCGTCGATGCGGACTTCATCGGCCTCACCGACGGCAGCGCGCTGCAAGTGCATCTCGCCGACCAGGCCCGGACGCTCGGCAAGCGGATCCGCTATCGCGTGCAGTTGAAGAGCTTCGATGCGATCTGCCGCGTGATCGAGAGCGGCGTCGGCATCGGCATCGTGTCGCGGCACGCGGCGTCGCGGGCGATGCAGACGATGGACGTGCGGATGGTCGAGCTGTCCGATGCGTGGAGCCATAGGAAGCTCACGCTGTGTGCGCGCTCGTTCGATGCGTTGCCGAAGTACACGCGGGAGTTCGTCGGGTTTCTGGCGGGCGAGTCCGCCTGCGCGTAATACCGCGCGCGATCCCGGCGCCCGCCTCGAACGATTCGCCCGAAGCGGACGCCGGCAGCCGAACGCGAATGGCGCATGCATCGCCCGCAGTCAGCGCCGTCGCGCGCAACGCGCGGCAAGGTCCGCCGCGGACACGCTTTCGCGCGCCAGCGTGCGCCGATCCATCCATTCGAAGCGCCCGGATGCGATCGCCTTCCCGCTGACCACCACGCGCTGCCGGCATGCGATCAGCTCGGCGTCCGCGAGCTTTTTCCCGGCCTGCACGACGCGATCGTCCACCAGCACGCTGATCCCGGCCGCCTGCAGGTCGCGCTGCAGCCGCTGCGCCGCGTCCTGGCAAGCCTGCCGCTCCCAGTCGATGACCGTCAGCACGACGTCGAAGGTGTGGAACGCATCGCTGCCCCAGAAGCCCCGCCCGTCACGCTGACGGTCGAGCAGGAGCATCACCAGGCGCGAGATCCCGACGCCGAAACAGCCCATCCTGACGAATTCGCCTTTCGCGTTGACGAGCCCGAGCGCCTTCGAGTAGCGGTCGCCGAGCTCGAAGATGTGCGCGCACTCGAGCGACCGCCGGCCGTCGGCCTCGTCCTCGCCCAGCTCGCTGACGACGTGGAACTCCTCCGAGCTCCGGCCGCCGATTTCGCCGTTGTCGCCCGATTTGGCGATCGCGTCGAGGCCCAGCCGCTCGAAGATGCGCCGGTACGCGTCGCGCACGGCCTCATAGGCGGCGCGCG is part of the Burkholderia ubonensis subsp. mesacidophila genome and harbors:
- a CDS encoding aminoacyl--tRNA ligase-related protein, which gives rise to MKFSQQFFSNSFFEQDNAKLELTDLARKACFFHQDAAGLYSWMSLGLRAQRCVERVVRDEMDRAGFCEVQMSLLQDADLWRQSGRLDIYGDELMRLTNRSGRLFCLGATCEELAANMVRTHYNRTDLSLGLYQFGNKYRDELRTRGGLVRAREFIMKDAYAFHATDDGARAAYEAVRDAYRRIFERLGLDAIAKSGDNGEIGGRSSEEFHVVSELGEDEADGRRSLECAHIFELGDRYSKALGLVNAKGEFVRMGCFGVGISRLVMLLLDRQRDGRGFWGSDAFHTFDVVLTVIDWERQACQDAAQRLQRDLQAAGISVLVDDRVVQAGKKLADAELIACRQRVVVSGKAIASGRFEWMDRRTLARESVSAADLAARCARRR
- a CDS encoding LysR substrate-binding domain-containing protein, yielding MRFDLTDLRLFLHICEAGSITGGAERTHITLQAASERIRGMEDELGVPLLHRTKSGTQVTDAGRALEHHARTVLQQIDHMRGELQQYGQGLRGHIRLLCNTASLSEYLPDALAEYLPHHPKLSISVEERSSQEIVHAIRNKTADVGIVADSVGLGGLEQKPFREDWLIAVVPAGHPLAARDQVAFDEIVDADFIGLTDGSALQVHLADQARTLGKRIRYRVQLKSFDAICRVIESGVGIGIVSRHAASRAMQTMDVRMVELSDAWSHRKLTLCARSFDALPKYTREFVGFLAGESACA